One genomic segment of Pongo pygmaeus isolate AG05252 chromosome 19, NHGRI_mPonPyg2-v2.0_pri, whole genome shotgun sequence includes these proteins:
- the KRT27 gene encoding keratin, type I cytoskeletal 27, giving the protein MSMRFSSTSRRLGSCGGTGSVRLSSGGAGFGAGNTCSVPGIGSGFSCAFGGSSSAGGYGGGLGGGSASCAAFTGNEHGLLSGNEKVTMQNLNDRLASYLENVRALEEANADLEQKIKGWYEKFGPGSCRGLDHDYSRYFPIIDELKNQIISATTSNAHVVLQNDNARLTADDFRLKFENELALHQSVEADINGLRRVLDELTLCRTDLEIQLETLSEELAYLKKNHEEEMKALQCAAGGNVNVEMNAAPGVDLTVLLNNMRAEYEALAEQNRRDAEAWFNEKSASLQQQISDDAGATTSARNELTEMKRTLQTLEIELQSLLATKHSLECSLTETESNYCAQLAQIQAQIGALEEQLHQVRTETEGQKLEYEQLLDIKVHLEKEIETYCLLIDGEDGSCSKSKGYGGTGNQTKDSSKTTIVKTVVEEIDPRGKVLSSRVHTVEEKSTKVNNKNEQRVPS; this is encoded by the exons ATGTCTATGCGCTTTTCTTCTACCTCCAGGAGACTTGGCTCTTGCGGGGGCACTGGCTCTGTGAGGCTGTCTAGTGGGGGAGCAGGCTTTGGGGCTGGAAACACATGCAGTGTGCCAGGCATTGGAAGTGGCTTCTCCTGTGCTTTTGGGGGCAGCTCATCTGCAGGAGGCTATGGCGGAGGTCTGGGCGGGGGAAGTGCTTCCTGTGCTGCCTTCACAGGGAATGAGCACGGCCTCCTCTCTGGCAATGAGAAGGTGACCATGCAGAACCTCAACGACCGCTTGGCCTCCTACCTGGAGAATGTTCGAGCCCTAGAGGAGGCCAACGCTGACTTGGAGCAGAAGATCAAGGGGTGGTATGAGAAATTTGGACCTGGTTCTTGCCGTGGCCTTGATCATGATTACAGCAGATATTTCCCAATTATTGATGAACTTAAGAACCAG ATAATTTCTGCAACTACCAGTAATGCCCATGTTGTCCTGCAAAATGATAATGCAAGACTAACAGCTGATGACTTCAGACTAAA GTTTGAAAACGAGCTAGCGCTTCACCAGAGCGTTGAGGCGGACATCAATGGTTTGCGCAGAGTCCTGGATGAGCTGACCTTGTGCAGAACGGACCTGGAGATCCAGCTGGAAACTCTCAGTGAGGAGCTCGCTTACCTCAAGAAGAATCATGAGGAG GAAATGAAAGCTCTTCAGTGCGCGGCTGGAGGCAACGTGAACGTGGAGATGAACGCGGCCCCCGGGGTAGACCTCACGGTTCTGCTGAACAATATGCGAGCTGAATACGAAGCCCTTGCAGAGCAGAACCGCAGGGACGCGGAGGCCTGGTTCAACGAAAAG AGCGCCTCGCTGCAGCAGCAGATCTCTGACGACGCTGGCGCCACCACCTCAGCCCGGAATGAGCTTACCGAGATGAAACGCACTCTTCAAACCCTTGAGATTGAACTTCAGTCCCTCTTAGCAACG AAACACTCCCTGGAGTGCTCCTTGACAGAGACCGAGAGCAACTACTGTGCACAGCTGGCGCAGATCCAGGCTCAGATCGGGGCCCTGGAGGAGCAGCTGCACCAGGTCAGAACCGAGACCGAGGGCCAGAAGCTCGAGTATGAGCAGCTCCTTGACATCAAGGTCCACctggaaaaagaaattgagacctACTGCCTCTTGATAGATGGAGAAGATGG CTCCTGTTCTAAATCAAAAGGCTATGGAGGCACAGGAAATCAGACAAAAG ATTCATCTAAAACCACCATTGTCAAAACAGTTGTTGAAGAAATAGATCCTCGTGGCAAAGTTCTCTCATCCAGAGTTCACACCGTGGAAGAGAAATCCACCAAAGTCAACAACAAGAATGAACAGAGGGTGCCTTCCTGA
- the KRT28 gene encoding keratin, type I cytoskeletal 28, whose product MIFCSPGTLQFCIDKVNIPQNTMSLRFSNGSRHVCLRSGAGSVRPPNGGAGFAGSSAYGGSVAGSEFSCALGGGLGSVPGGSHAGGALGNAACIGFAGSEGGLLSGNEKVTLQNLNDRLATYLDNVRALEEVNAELERKIKGWYEKYGPGSCRGLDHDYSRYHLTIEDLKNKIISSTTTNANVILQIDNARLAADDFRLKYENELTLHQNVEADINGLRRVLDELTLCRTDQELQYESLSEEMTYLKKNHEEEMKALQCAAGGNVNVEMNAAPGVDLAVLLNNMRAEYEALAEQNRKDAEAWFNEKSASLQQQISHDSGAATSARSQLTEMRRTLQTLEIQLQSLLATKHSLECSLTETESNYCAQLAQIQAQIGALEEQLHQVRTETEGQKLEYEHLLDVKVHLEKEIETYCHLIDGDGNSCSKSKGFGSGSPGNSSKDLSRTTLVKTVVEEIDQRGKVLSSRIHSIEEKTSKMTNGKTEQRVPF is encoded by the exons ATGATATTCTGTTCTCCTGGGACGTTACAGTTTTGCATAGACAAGGTGAACATTCCTCAAAACACCATGTCTCTCCGATTTTCTAATGGATCCAGGCATGTTTGCTTAAGGTCTGGAGCTGGATCTGTCAGACCCCCCAATGGAGGTGCAGGCTTTGCAGGCAGCAGTGCATATGGCGGCTCTGTTGCTGGAAGTGAATTTTCCTGTGCCTTGGGAGGGGGCTTGGGCAGTGTTCCTGGTGGGAGCCATGCTGGTGGTGCCCTTGGAAATGCTGCTTGTATTGGCTTTGCTGGAAGCGAAGGGGGACTTCTTTCTGGAAATGAGAAGGTGACCCTGCAAAATCTTAATGACCGCTTGGCAACCTACCTGGATAACGTGCGAGCTCTGGAGGAGGTAAATGCTGAattagagagaaaaatcaaaggtTGGTATGAAAAGTACGGACCCGGATCTTGCCGTGGACTTGATCATGACTATAGCAGATATCACCTAACAATTGAGGATCTTAAGAATAAG ATTATCTCCTCCACTACTACTAATGCTAATGTCATTCTGCAGATTGATAATGCCAGACTGGCTGCTGATGATTTCAGGCTAAA GTATGAAAATGAGCTCACCCTTCACCAAAACGTAGAGGCCGACATCAATGGATTACGGCGAGTCCTGGATGAGCTGACGCTCTGCAGGACCGACCAGGAGCTGCAATATGAGTCTCTGAGTGAGGAGATGACATATCTCAAGAAGAACCACGAAGAG GAGATGAAGGCTTTGCAGTGCGCGGCTGGGGGCAACGTGAACGTGGAGATGAATGCGGCCCCCGGGGTAGACCTCGCGGTTTTGTTGAACAACATGCGAGCGGAGTACGAAGCCCTTGCAGAGCAGAACCGCAAGGACGCCGAGGCCTGGTTCAATGAGAAG AGCGCCTCGCTGCAGCAGCAGATCTCCCACGACTCAGGCGCAGCCACTTCCGCCCGGAGCCAGCTCACCGAGATGAGGCGCACCCTGCAGACCCTGGAGATCCAGCTGCAGTCCCTGTTGGCCACG AAACACTCCCTGGAGTGCTCCTTGACAGAGACCGAGAGCAACTACTGTGCGCAGCTGGCGCAGATCCAGGCTCAGATCGGGGCCCTGGAGGAGCAGCTGCACCAGGTCAGAACCGAGACCGAGGGCCAGAAGCTGGAGTATGAGCATCTTCTCGATGTCAAGGTCCACttggaaaaagaaattgagacctACTGCCACCTGATAGATGGAGATGGAAA TTCATGCTCCAAATCAAAGGGCTTTGGATCAGGAAGCCCTGGGAATTCATCTAAAG ATTTATCCAGAACCACACTGGTAAAGACAGTGGTTGAAGAGATAGATCAACGTGGTAAAGTTCTTTCATCGAGGATTCACTCCATTGAAGAAAAGACATCTAAAATGACCAACGGCAAGACAGAACAAAGGGTTCCTTTCTAG